From a single Lentisphaera profundi genomic region:
- a CDS encoding RidA family protein, producing MKKKIQTDQAPGAIGPYSQAIDLGDLIFVSGQIPLDPKLGSIVSGGIETQTEQVMKNIGAILDAANLTYSDVVRAEVFLTNMDNFGKVNEIYVQYFSEEPKPARFAVGVASLPMNSLIEIAVIAKRS from the coding sequence ATGAAAAAGAAAATTCAAACAGATCAAGCACCGGGAGCCATAGGCCCTTATTCTCAGGCAATTGATTTAGGTGATTTGATTTTTGTTTCGGGACAAATTCCCTTAGATCCTAAGCTGGGTAGTATTGTTTCAGGAGGAATCGAAACTCAAACTGAGCAAGTGATGAAAAATATCGGAGCCATTTTAGACGCTGCTAATCTAACTTATAGCGATGTGGTGAGGGCGGAAGTGTTTCTGACCAATATGGATAATTTCGGAAAAGTGAACGAAATCTATGTACAGTATTTTTCGGAAGAGCCGAAGCCCGCACGTTTTGCTGTGGGAGTTGCGTCTTTGCCAATGAACTCATTAATAGAAATTGCGGTGATCGCAAAACGTTCTTAA
- a CDS encoding zinc-dependent peptidase produces MGVLFGITALALSLAIGIPLKKKLKRQSLMKKDVPNDWRTILSEEVPYLDKLSDPDREKLWGLIHIFLDEVEFISCQDLELTDRIRVAIAAQACLLTLKNPTQKHFDSLNTIYVYPDAFKSNIDQQQGSIVSSEESIRLGQSIRGSIVLSWNSCKQGASNYQDGQNVIFHEFAHQLDQEHNSADGVPTLQERSAYLDWGKIMYAKFLWLREKKKKHQHTLIDPYGALNEAEFFAVCTECFFEKPKQLKSKHPEIYRVMLEYYGLNPIELI; encoded by the coding sequence ATGGGCGTATTATTTGGCATCACGGCACTAGCACTTTCTTTAGCTATTGGGATCCCTCTCAAAAAAAAGCTCAAGCGTCAAAGTTTAATGAAAAAAGACGTGCCTAACGATTGGCGTACGATCCTAAGCGAAGAAGTCCCCTATTTGGATAAATTATCGGATCCCGACAGAGAAAAACTGTGGGGACTTATACACATTTTCCTCGATGAAGTCGAGTTCATCTCCTGCCAAGACTTAGAACTTACAGATCGCATACGCGTCGCTATTGCAGCTCAAGCCTGTCTTCTGACTCTAAAAAACCCAACACAAAAGCATTTTGATTCTCTAAATACTATATACGTCTATCCCGATGCATTTAAATCAAATATCGATCAACAGCAAGGCTCTATCGTTTCTTCCGAAGAATCTATCCGCCTGGGCCAATCCATTCGTGGCAGCATCGTACTTTCTTGGAATAGCTGCAAACAAGGCGCATCCAACTATCAAGACGGGCAAAACGTGATTTTTCATGAATTCGCCCATCAATTAGATCAAGAACACAATAGTGCTGATGGTGTACCAACTCTACAAGAACGCTCGGCTTATCTTGATTGGGGTAAAATCATGTATGCAAAATTCCTTTGGCTTCGGGAAAAGAAAAAAAAGCATCAACACACTTTAATAGATCCCTATGGTGCACTCAATGAAGCGGAATTCTTTGCCGTCTGCACAGAATGCTTTTTTGAAAAACCAAAACAACTCAAAAGCAAGCATCCGGAAATTTATCGAGTCATGCTCGAGTATTATGGCCTAAATCCCATTGAACTTATCTGA
- the aspS gene encoding aspartate--tRNA ligase yields MKRTHKCGDLRPENKDQEVILSGWIKSRRDLGGLIFLDLRDRSGFVQINMEPDVGEELMSLGNSLREEWVITVKGTVRCRPENMINKKLATGAVEVVLQDLKIENKARPMPFNLDDDKVNEEMRLRYRYLDFRRPALTEKMVLRHRITKTIRDHFDEHNFLEIETPILSKSTPEGARDYLVPSRVHPGEFYALPQAPQQYKQLLMVGGLERYFQIARCFRDEDLRADRQPEFTQVDLEMSFIDEEDIYTLLESLMGRVMKEVMEIDIPSSFPRLDYFEAMTRFGSDKPDTRFGMELINLESALKNSEFKVFADTLANGGRIGAINIKGGNKFATNKTIKEWIAHAQLYGAKGLATIQVKEDGSWKSSITKFLTEDEVAAITATANLEVDDVLLIAADNFTTSCEVLGQLRLHIAKQMDLIPEGLWNYLWVTDFPLLVQDEETQDWHAMHHPFTAPHEADRDKMQNDRGSIRARAYDLVLNGCELGGGSIRIHDTQLQSEMFEALGISQEEAQHQFGHILDALAFGAPPHGGLALGLDRMVMLLTGASSLREVIPFPKTSKASCLMTQSPSPVSDDQLEELSIKTDVKEKSE; encoded by the coding sequence ATGAAAAGAACTCACAAATGTGGCGACCTTCGCCCCGAAAATAAAGATCAGGAAGTCATTCTTTCTGGCTGGATCAAAAGCCGTCGCGATTTAGGCGGACTCATTTTCCTCGACCTTCGCGACCGCTCGGGCTTCGTTCAAATAAATATGGAACCAGATGTAGGTGAAGAACTTATGTCTCTGGGTAACTCTCTTCGCGAAGAATGGGTTATTACTGTAAAGGGCACAGTTCGCTGCCGTCCAGAAAACATGATTAACAAAAAGCTTGCGACTGGTGCAGTAGAAGTCGTACTACAAGATCTGAAAATCGAAAATAAAGCGCGCCCGATGCCCTTCAATCTCGATGATGATAAAGTTAATGAAGAGATGCGCTTACGCTACCGTTACCTCGACTTCCGTCGCCCTGCACTCACCGAGAAAATGGTCCTTCGTCACCGCATCACAAAAACTATTCGCGACCATTTTGACGAGCACAATTTTTTAGAGATCGAAACTCCTATCCTTTCTAAAAGTACTCCTGAAGGCGCTCGTGACTACCTCGTCCCAAGCCGCGTTCATCCAGGTGAATTTTACGCTCTTCCACAAGCTCCACAACAATATAAGCAATTGCTTATGGTTGGTGGACTTGAACGTTATTTCCAAATCGCTCGTTGCTTCCGTGATGAAGATTTACGCGCAGATCGTCAGCCTGAGTTCACTCAAGTCGACCTTGAAATGTCCTTCATTGACGAAGAAGACATCTACACTCTACTCGAAAGCCTTATGGGCCGGGTTATGAAAGAAGTGATGGAAATCGACATCCCAAGTTCTTTCCCACGCCTCGATTATTTCGAAGCTATGACTCGCTTCGGCAGCGATAAGCCTGATACTCGTTTTGGCATGGAGCTCATTAATCTTGAGTCAGCACTGAAAAATTCTGAGTTCAAAGTTTTTGCAGATACACTCGCCAATGGCGGACGTATTGGTGCTATTAACATCAAAGGTGGCAACAAATTCGCCACTAACAAAACGATTAAAGAATGGATTGCTCATGCTCAACTCTACGGAGCCAAAGGCTTAGCCACTATTCAAGTAAAAGAAGATGGTAGCTGGAAAAGTTCTATCACTAAATTCTTAACTGAAGACGAAGTTGCTGCAATCACGGCAACGGCTAATCTTGAAGTTGATGACGTACTTCTCATTGCTGCGGATAATTTCACCACTTCATGTGAAGTTTTAGGTCAACTACGCCTACATATTGCCAAGCAAATGGATCTCATCCCTGAAGGCCTATGGAATTACCTTTGGGTTACAGACTTCCCTCTTCTCGTTCAAGATGAAGAGACACAAGATTGGCACGCCATGCATCATCCATTCACTGCACCTCACGAAGCTGATCGCGATAAAATGCAAAATGATCGTGGCTCAATTCGTGCCCGCGCTTATGACTTGGTACTCAATGGCTGTGAACTCGGCGGTGGATCCATTCGTATTCACGATACTCAGTTGCAATCTGAAATGTTTGAAGCTCTCGGAATTAGCCAAGAAGAAGCACAACATCAGTTTGGTCACATCCTTGATGCCCTCGCATTTGGTGCGCCTCCCCATGGTGGCTTAGCTCTCGGTCTTGACCGTATGGTTATGCTTCTTACTGGTGCTAGCTCACTTCGCGAAGTTATTCCCTTCCCGAAAACGTCTAAAGCTTCTTGCCTCATGACGCAATCACCTTCACCAGTGAGTGACGATCAACTCGAAGAACTCTCCATCAAAACTGATGTCAAAGAAAAAAGCGAATAA
- the surE gene encoding 5'/3'-nucleotidase SurE, producing the protein MKILVTNDDSQDSPLLEFLLDELKGLGDLEIVVPEEEQSWTGKSISRFEVLEKKEVEIAGNKSYTVSGRPADCVNFGVYQLGDEKPDLVISGINIGYNCGVSYILSSGTVGACLEANIAGIPALSLSRRMAPESYQRWSNERSFTEKEMTQLRREIKLVMTELKNKLMTREDFLSEPVTWQVEMPQDLADNWNLEAGVLGHSFYGSLFEKNQQGNFGHNLKRHDLDERANADVNIIGRGNVSVAKIDIRVIGQEKINL; encoded by the coding sequence ATGAAAATATTAGTGACGAATGATGATAGTCAAGATTCTCCGCTTTTGGAATTCTTGTTAGATGAGTTAAAGGGTTTGGGGGACTTGGAAATTGTCGTGCCAGAAGAAGAGCAGTCTTGGACGGGAAAAAGTATTAGTCGTTTTGAGGTTCTTGAGAAAAAAGAAGTTGAGATTGCGGGGAATAAATCCTACACTGTTTCAGGGAGGCCGGCGGATTGTGTGAATTTTGGTGTATACCAACTGGGAGACGAAAAGCCAGATTTAGTCATTAGCGGTATCAATATTGGTTACAACTGTGGAGTCAGCTACATTTTGTCATCTGGAACTGTAGGTGCTTGTCTGGAGGCTAATATTGCTGGTATTCCAGCTTTATCTTTGTCGAGAAGGATGGCGCCAGAGAGTTATCAGCGTTGGTCGAATGAGCGCAGTTTTACTGAAAAAGAGATGACTCAGCTCCGACGTGAGATTAAATTAGTGATGACTGAACTTAAAAATAAATTGATGACTCGTGAAGATTTTTTATCTGAGCCTGTAACCTGGCAAGTCGAGATGCCACAGGATCTTGCTGATAACTGGAACTTGGAAGCAGGAGTTTTGGGGCATAGTTTTTATGGTAGCTTATTTGAAAAAAATCAGCAAGGAAATTTTGGCCATAATTTGAAAAGGCATGATTTAGATGAGCGAGCCAACGCGGACGTCAATATTATAGGAAGAGGCAATGTAAGCGTCGCTAAAATAGATATCCGTGTGATTGGTCAAGAAAAAATTAATCTATAA
- a CDS encoding HAD family hydrolase, whose product METAESQKSVYFWDMDHTIINNDCDVSWKEFLHAKGVASSDAMDLAENFYQDYLNNCLDQDEFMDFQLVEFKGKTFEEMLVLSREHFSEVVKNKIYPQAEKEIRQQMQEGKLLCLITATNSVIAYALKEYLGFDHMIASELEVIDNKYTGKASGTYCLGNGKVSLMKDFFAIHGGSLASSSYYGDSAADVVILEQVGHPFAVNPAPKLLAAAELNNWPVISFT is encoded by the coding sequence ATGGAAACAGCAGAGAGTCAAAAGAGTGTTTATTTTTGGGACATGGACCATACAATTATTAATAATGATTGTGATGTATCTTGGAAAGAATTTTTACATGCTAAAGGAGTAGCGTCATCGGATGCTATGGACCTCGCAGAAAATTTTTATCAGGATTACCTTAATAATTGTCTAGATCAAGATGAATTCATGGATTTTCAGTTAGTGGAATTTAAAGGTAAGACCTTTGAAGAAATGCTTGTTCTTTCACGCGAACATTTTAGCGAGGTGGTAAAAAATAAAATTTATCCCCAGGCGGAAAAAGAAATTCGTCAGCAAATGCAAGAGGGGAAATTACTCTGTCTGATTACGGCAACAAATTCTGTGATTGCCTATGCTTTGAAGGAGTATCTAGGTTTTGATCATATGATAGCAAGTGAGCTTGAGGTGATAGATAACAAGTATACCGGTAAGGCAAGTGGGACCTATTGTTTGGGAAATGGCAAAGTGTCATTGATGAAGGACTTTTTCGCCATTCATGGAGGTTCATTAGCGTCATCTTCTTATTATGGCGATAGTGCTGCAGATGTAGTTATTTTGGAGCAGGTAGGTCATCCTTTTGCGGTTAATCCAGCGCCGAAATTATTAGCAGCGGCAGAGTTAAATAATTGGCCGGTTATCTCGTTTACTTAA
- a CDS encoding polysaccharide biosynthesis/export family protein yields the protein MNKVFLIIFFILTTLSSNEKSTQLIGYGDLVHVSMKEDLEVVYTGEVSTNGFITLPYLGAIKISGLNETEAEATLKKSLEKDLYQKATMSVVVVRKAVGHIYIYGAVSKPGKVEIPLEGEISLAQSISEVGGFSKWADPKKAYIIKKMTPTSELKQQFVDFEAVYNNLASQANLNLQKNDIIVIPSLADGAVTPGSIEVIVEGKVENPGTVLFEPGERPTLVRAIIKAGNFNKFADKRDVRLVRRANGKTTIIQVDVLEMLEKGQIHKDIKLQSGDLIIIDESWL from the coding sequence ATGAATAAAGTTTTCCTAATTATATTTTTTATACTTACGACTCTATCTTCCAATGAGAAATCAACTCAACTTATCGGTTATGGTGACCTAGTTCATGTAAGCATGAAAGAAGACCTAGAAGTTGTTTACACTGGTGAAGTAAGTACAAATGGCTTTATAACACTACCCTATTTAGGGGCTATTAAAATTTCTGGTCTAAATGAAACTGAAGCTGAAGCTACGCTTAAAAAATCATTAGAAAAAGATCTATACCAGAAAGCTACCATGAGTGTCGTAGTGGTTAGAAAAGCCGTAGGACATATCTACATCTATGGAGCAGTCTCTAAGCCCGGAAAAGTGGAGATACCCCTTGAAGGTGAAATTAGCCTCGCTCAATCTATCTCTGAAGTTGGAGGATTCTCTAAATGGGCAGATCCAAAAAAAGCCTACATCATCAAAAAAATGACTCCGACCAGTGAACTCAAACAACAGTTCGTTGATTTTGAAGCTGTTTATAATAATTTAGCTAGCCAGGCAAATTTAAACCTACAAAAAAATGATATTATTGTCATTCCTTCATTAGCGGATGGCGCAGTGACCCCTGGCTCAATAGAAGTCATTGTCGAAGGCAAAGTAGAAAACCCTGGGACAGTTTTATTCGAACCCGGAGAACGCCCTACTCTAGTCCGAGCCATTATTAAAGCTGGGAATTTCAATAAATTTGCTGATAAACGTGATGTCCGACTCGTCCGTCGTGCCAATGGTAAGACTACAATAATCCAAGTTGATGTTTTGGAAATGCTTGAGAAAGGACAAATCCACAAAGACATCAAACTCCAATCCGGCGATTTAATCATTATTGATGAATCCTGGCTTTGA
- a CDS encoding alkyl/aryl-sulfatase, whose product MKTYFKLICMTLVSISLWASDSKATQLLKERSKVLTPKITQVSKSVYCATGFSPANISMIIGVSGILIVDSGMFPAHGEAVLKEFRKITKLPIVGVILTHGHGDHTGGIKAFTHEKGKKSEVLIYARSPFNTEGQHFQDGGIKENKIRGARQGGFLLPPNKRINNGIAPAFYPPKEKNVFLGEHIVPSVNFSEGRHEYNVAGIKFELVAAPGETSDQLYCWLPEEKVIFTGDNFYRSWPNTYAIRGTHYRDVKLWIESLTMMIEEKPHHTVPGHTLPLIGVEETTEVLDDYRKAIAFVLDQSVKGINQGMTPDELVQYVKLPKELAEKDHLREYYGNIEWSVRAIFSGYLGWFDGNPTTLFSLSPQKEAQNMARLVGGEEALSLKAHQALQNNEAQWCAQLSDHLIYLNPANKKYLLLKASALDILAEKLITATGRNYYLTVAQELRVKAKQLK is encoded by the coding sequence ATGAAAACCTATTTTAAATTAATTTGTATGACTTTGGTAAGTATATCACTTTGGGCAAGTGATTCAAAAGCAACTCAATTGCTTAAAGAACGTTCAAAAGTTTTGACTCCAAAAATAACTCAAGTCTCTAAATCTGTATATTGTGCCACGGGCTTTAGTCCAGCGAATATTTCAATGATTATTGGTGTAAGTGGTATTCTTATTGTTGATAGTGGGATGTTTCCTGCTCATGGCGAGGCGGTGTTAAAAGAATTCAGAAAAATAACAAAGCTACCAATCGTCGGGGTTATTTTAACTCATGGTCACGGAGATCATACAGGTGGGATTAAGGCATTTACCCATGAGAAGGGAAAGAAGTCAGAGGTGCTTATTTATGCTCGTAGTCCTTTTAATACTGAGGGGCAGCATTTTCAGGATGGGGGGATTAAAGAAAATAAAATTCGTGGTGCTCGCCAAGGTGGTTTTTTATTGCCACCAAATAAGCGTATTAATAATGGCATTGCGCCAGCTTTTTACCCACCCAAAGAGAAAAATGTTTTTCTGGGGGAGCATATTGTTCCTAGTGTGAATTTTTCAGAAGGTCGACATGAGTATAATGTGGCGGGGATTAAGTTCGAGCTCGTGGCTGCTCCAGGAGAAACTTCGGATCAGCTTTACTGTTGGTTACCAGAAGAAAAAGTTATTTTCACAGGGGATAATTTTTATCGATCATGGCCGAATACCTATGCTATTCGAGGAACTCATTATAGGGATGTGAAATTATGGATAGAAAGTTTAACGATGATGATAGAAGAGAAGCCGCATCATACTGTGCCTGGCCATACATTGCCCTTAATTGGAGTAGAAGAAACGACGGAAGTTTTAGATGATTATCGAAAAGCAATAGCTTTTGTTCTTGATCAATCAGTCAAAGGTATTAATCAGGGTATGACTCCAGATGAACTCGTTCAATATGTTAAATTACCTAAGGAATTAGCCGAGAAAGATCATTTACGAGAGTACTACGGAAATATAGAATGGAGTGTCCGAGCTATTTTTAGTGGGTACTTAGGTTGGTTTGATGGTAATCCGACGACTTTATTTTCTTTAAGTCCTCAGAAAGAGGCTCAAAATATGGCTAGGCTGGTAGGAGGAGAAGAGGCTTTGAGTCTAAAAGCTCATCAGGCTTTACAAAATAATGAAGCTCAATGGTGTGCCCAATTATCAGATCACCTTATCTACTTAAATCCTGCTAATAAAAAATATTTACTATTAAAAGCGAGTGCTTTAGATATCTTGGCAGAAAAGTTAATCACCGCAACCGGGCGAAATTATTATTTAACGGTAGCACAAGAACTGCGAGTAAAAGCAAAACAGCTTAAGTGA
- a CDS encoding HU family DNA-binding protein, giving the protein MTKRDLVVRIADESKLNQQEVMNVVQKTLDYITNELAAGRNVELRNFGVFELKVRKQRIGRNPNKPENEVPIPERVVVKFKSGKVMKEKVSTISPEDIEV; this is encoded by the coding sequence ATGACGAAACGTGACCTCGTTGTTCGCATTGCCGACGAATCAAAGCTCAATCAACAAGAAGTTATGAACGTTGTTCAAAAGACTCTTGATTACATTACAAATGAACTTGCTGCGGGCAGAAACGTAGAGCTCCGTAACTTCGGTGTTTTTGAACTTAAAGTTAGAAAGCAGCGCATTGGTCGTAATCCGAATAAACCAGAGAACGAAGTGCCCATCCCTGAGCGCGTTGTCGTGAAATTCAAATCTGGAAAAGTTATGAAAGAAAAAGTTTCGACTATCTCACCAGAAGATATCGAAGTTTAA
- a CDS encoding cell envelope integrity protein TolA encodes MKALVFSLFLHLAIIGFIYLKGGFEPVVNTSNDLRQKEQPSNPHEVSKVPRVKNQQGERLTQKKKEELITDSLAQQKKELDRMTPVQKHRALDSHLEQLESVNGGALELLTMEVLKLLDGEGPVTRVENESVSVKVYDHESSFFTNVERRPEGLRISMQDRNANKLSYIIENKDITEDDLALLKLYDKSKDNKHLKLILETFAKYYNTK; translated from the coding sequence ATGAAAGCACTAGTCTTCAGTCTATTTTTACATTTGGCAATTATTGGCTTTATTTACCTCAAAGGAGGTTTTGAGCCAGTGGTGAATACGAGTAATGATTTACGGCAAAAAGAACAGCCTTCAAATCCTCATGAAGTGAGTAAGGTCCCTCGTGTTAAAAATCAGCAAGGAGAGCGTCTTACTCAAAAGAAAAAAGAAGAGCTGATTACAGATTCTTTAGCACAGCAAAAAAAAGAACTTGATCGTATGACACCCGTTCAAAAGCATCGGGCTTTAGATAGTCATTTGGAACAGTTAGAGTCAGTGAATGGCGGAGCTTTAGAGCTCTTGACAATGGAAGTTTTGAAATTACTGGATGGTGAAGGCCCCGTTACACGTGTGGAAAATGAGAGCGTGAGTGTGAAGGTCTACGATCATGAATCGAGTTTTTTTACTAATGTAGAGCGCCGTCCTGAGGGGCTACGGATCTCGATGCAAGATCGCAATGCGAATAAATTATCTTATATAATTGAAAATAAAGATATTACGGAAGATGATTTGGCCTTATTAAAGCTCTATGATAAATCGAAGGATAATAAGCATCTTAAGCTTATTTTAGAGACATTTGCCAAATACTATAATACTAAGTAG
- a CDS encoding alpha/beta hydrolase has protein sequence MMSKMFFSLFVIIYGLQSAEVKTLEIFSEKMKKHIPASIILPDEYMKGDKSFPVLYLLHGAGGNHMDWRNITSIATLADQYGMIVLCPDGAVTSWYFDSPIDPKFQYETHVAKECVTYLDKNYRTKADRKSRAISGLSMGGHGAMYLALRHPQTFSIAVPLSGGVDIRPFPNNWDIKKRLGEMSSNKKRWDDHTVIELAKNLKDGDLALSIDCGTEDFFLKVNRNLHTLLKSKGVKHNYEEHPGAHNWDYWKAAIIRQMPFISKEFKKADKE, from the coding sequence ATGATGAGTAAAATGTTTTTTAGTTTGTTTGTAATTATTTACGGACTGCAATCTGCGGAAGTTAAAACACTAGAGATTTTCAGTGAAAAAATGAAGAAGCATATTCCTGCGAGTATCATTTTGCCGGATGAGTATATGAAAGGTGATAAGTCTTTTCCAGTTCTTTACCTACTTCACGGAGCGGGCGGCAATCATATGGATTGGAGAAATATTACGAGTATTGCAACATTAGCCGATCAATATGGGATGATAGTCTTATGTCCGGATGGAGCGGTGACAAGTTGGTATTTTGATAGTCCTATCGATCCTAAATTTCAGTATGAAACTCATGTTGCAAAAGAGTGTGTGACTTATCTAGATAAGAATTATAGGACAAAGGCAGATCGTAAATCTAGAGCTATTTCTGGTTTGAGTATGGGAGGCCACGGTGCGATGTATCTTGCTTTGCGACATCCGCAAACTTTTAGTATTGCGGTGCCTTTGAGTGGCGGAGTGGATATTCGACCCTTTCCCAATAATTGGGATATTAAGAAGCGACTTGGTGAAATGTCATCTAATAAAAAACGCTGGGATGATCATACTGTCATTGAACTTGCCAAGAACTTAAAAGATGGCGACTTAGCGCTTTCTATTGATTGTGGCACAGAAGATTTCTTTCTGAAGGTGAATCGCAACCTACATACACTGCTAAAATCCAAAGGAGTGAAGCACAATTATGAGGAGCATCCCGGAGCGCATAATTGGGATTACTGGAAAGCGGCAATCATTCGTCAAATGCCTTTTATTTCAAAGGAATTTAAAAAGGCGGATAAAGAGTAA
- the xerA gene encoding site-specific tyrosine recombinase/integron integrase: MLSKFKLYLSLERGLSKNSVDAYLNDLKDFHLYKDSSLTREYCDISKSDLLDYFENCKERGFVDSTISRRLVSLKIFFRFLYQEKVITKDIGEHLESARLTKLLPDYLSLAEIEKLLNLYDEEINLEFRNKFIIELLYSCGLRISELCGLRSDSFNYESGFLRVKGKGSKERSIPFGTKVADMSRKYLSQIRPQLCKKNNPPELIVSINGLALTRARVWQFLKEAAQKAEITKNLHPHVLRHSFASHLLANDADLRVIQELLGHADIATTERYTHVEKSRLKNIHQKFFPRA, from the coding sequence ATGCTTTCTAAGTTTAAACTCTATCTCTCTTTAGAACGAGGTTTAAGCAAAAATAGTGTCGATGCCTACCTCAATGACCTAAAAGATTTTCACCTATACAAAGACTCCAGTTTGACGCGCGAGTATTGCGACATCAGCAAATCGGATCTCTTGGATTATTTTGAAAACTGTAAAGAGCGAGGCTTTGTTGATAGCACAATTTCGCGTCGCTTAGTTAGCCTAAAAATTTTCTTTCGTTTTCTCTATCAAGAAAAAGTCATCACTAAAGATATTGGCGAGCATTTAGAAAGCGCTCGTTTGACCAAACTCTTACCTGATTATCTGAGCCTAGCAGAAATCGAAAAACTTTTAAATCTCTACGATGAAGAAATTAACTTAGAGTTCCGCAACAAATTTATCATTGAGTTACTCTATTCATGCGGACTGCGCATTAGTGAATTATGCGGACTTCGCAGTGATAGCTTCAATTATGAAAGTGGTTTTCTTCGCGTTAAAGGAAAGGGTTCAAAAGAGCGCTCCATCCCCTTTGGCACAAAAGTTGCCGACATGAGTCGCAAATACCTAAGCCAAATCAGGCCTCAACTCTGCAAAAAAAACAACCCTCCCGAACTCATCGTTTCAATCAACGGCCTCGCTTTGACTCGCGCAAGGGTTTGGCAATTCCTTAAAGAAGCGGCACAAAAAGCGGAGATCACTAAAAACCTTCACCCTCATGTACTCAGACATTCATTCGCAAGCCACCTTTTAGCTAATGATGCCGACTTACGAGTCATTCAAGAATTACTCGGGCATGCGGATATCGCAACAACCGAGCGCTACACTCATGTCGAAAAATCACGCCTTAAAAACATCCACCAAAAATTCTTTCCAAGAGCTTAA
- a CDS encoding phosphoglycerate kinase, producing the protein MKKTVDDVNFEGKRTFIRCDFNVPVVDGAISNDLRIVSALPTIKKVLADGGRAVLASHMGRPGGKRDEKFSLKLVAARLTELLGQDVVLLNDCFGADVEAAVNALENGQVVLLENVRFHAAETSKDSAEIEAMSAEFAKFTDIFVGDAFGSAHRAHASVVGLAKHVEAISGYLMAKELEYFGKVLESPEKPVVAILGGAKVSDKIMLIENMLDKVDKIIVGGGMAYTFQYAQGRDVGNSLLEKDKAPLALELIEKAKAKGVELILPLDTVIADDFSASANTEVVSGDIKAGWEGIDVGPAAIKQFSDAVADAKVVVWNGPLGVFEIEPFSHGTRGMGEVLAKSSATTIIGGGDTASAVVKFGIADKMSHISTGGGASLELLEGKVLPGVACLNEK; encoded by the coding sequence ATGAAAAAAACTGTCGATGATGTAAACTTCGAAGGTAAAAGAACCTTCATTCGTTGCGATTTTAACGTACCTGTAGTAGATGGTGCCATCAGTAATGATCTTCGTATCGTATCTGCCCTTCCCACAATCAAAAAAGTACTCGCTGATGGCGGCCGTGCTGTCCTCGCTTCTCACATGGGTCGTCCAGGCGGAAAACGTGATGAGAAATTCAGCCTTAAACTTGTAGCTGCACGTCTCACTGAGCTTCTCGGTCAAGATGTTGTCCTGCTCAATGACTGCTTTGGTGCTGATGTTGAAGCTGCTGTTAACGCCCTCGAAAACGGCCAAGTTGTTCTTCTCGAAAATGTTCGTTTCCACGCTGCTGAAACTTCTAAGGATTCAGCTGAAATCGAAGCTATGTCTGCAGAATTCGCAAAATTCACTGATATCTTCGTTGGCGATGCTTTCGGTTCTGCTCACCGTGCACACGCATCGGTCGTTGGCCTTGCTAAGCATGTAGAAGCTATCTCTGGCTACCTAATGGCAAAAGAACTTGAATACTTCGGTAAAGTTCTTGAGTCTCCAGAGAAACCAGTCGTTGCTATTCTTGGCGGCGCTAAAGTTTCTGACAAAATTATGCTTATCGAAAATATGCTTGACAAAGTTGACAAAATTATTGTTGGCGGCGGCATGGCTTACACTTTCCAATACGCACAAGGTCGTGATGTTGGTAACTCTCTCCTCGAGAAAGATAAAGCTCCACTTGCACTCGAACTCATTGAAAAAGCTAAAGCCAAAGGCGTTGAGCTTATCCTTCCATTAGACACAGTCATTGCCGACGATTTCTCAGCTTCAGCTAATACTGAAGTTGTTTCTGGCGATATCAAAGCTGGCTGGGAAGGCATTGACGTTGGACCTGCAGCAATAAAGCAATTTAGCGACGCAGTTGCAGACGCAAAAGTTGTTGTTTGGAATGGTCCTTTAGGCGTTTTCGAAATTGAACCTTTCAGTCACGGTACTCGTGGTATGGGTGAAGTCCTTGCCAAGTCTTCTGCTACGACAATTATTGGTGGTGGCGACACGGCTTCTGCAGTCGTGAAATTCGGTATTGCTGACAAAATGTCTCATATCTCTACTGGTGGCGGCGCTTCACTCGAACTTCTCGAAGGTAAAGTACTTCCAGGTGTTGCTTGCTTAAACGAAAAATAA